A region of Zeugodacus cucurbitae isolate PBARC_wt_2022May chromosome 5, idZeuCucr1.2, whole genome shotgun sequence DNA encodes the following proteins:
- the LOC105215035 gene encoding survival motor neuron protein, whose translation MSSMEFIKKNCSDPEAWDESMLIKSYGECVKLGSEEVAKHVASNTNADATKILENDSNNSIEFNIGDYVRSTYGDDGCDYEAKIMSKDNSNGTCLVKYIGYDNEEVVNLKDLLPSWGKRSRRLQFQQATTQGRGDINCNTASSKKKIPMDSVPPPPPLPPMLTQNICDSEHLSAMLMSWYMSGYYTGIYEGIKIAKEKQ comes from the coding sequence atgagctCAAtggaattcataaaaaaaaactgttcggATCCTGAGGCCTGGGATGAAAGTATGCTAATTAAATCCTATGGTGAATGTGTAAAACTTGGAAGCGAAGAAGTAGCAAAACATGTTGCTAGTAACACCAATGCCgatgcaacaaaaatattagaaaacgattcgaataattcaattgaatttaatattggCGACTATGTTAGATCCACATATGGTGACGATGGTTGTGATTATGAAGCTAAGATAATGTCGAAGGACAATTCCAATGGAACATGCTTGGTTAAATACATTGGATATGATAATGAAGAAGTAGTTAATCTGAAGGATTTGTTACCATCATGGGGAAAAAGGTCACGCCGTTTGCAGTTTCAACAAGCGACCACGCAAGGAAGAGGAGATATTAACTGTAATACTGCTAgtagtaagaaaaaaattccaatGGATTCTGTTCCACCTCCTCCTCCTTTACCACCTATGCTCAcacaaaatatttgtgattCGGAACATTTATCAGCTATGTTAATGTCCTGGTATATGAGTGGTTATTACACGGGTATATATGAAGGCATTAAAATAgcgaaagaaaaacaataa